Part of the Hippoglossus stenolepis isolate QCI-W04-F060 chromosome 4, HSTE1.2, whole genome shotgun sequence genome is shown below.
ggaggtgaAGGACCATGTGGCGACAGTGGTCTCCACTCTGAACTACGAGAACAAGGAGGACAAACCTCTGGAGGCTGTTTTCGTCTTCCCTCTGCCTGGAGACGCTGCTGTCTGTCACTTCAGTGCTCAGATTGGACAGACACAGATTGTAGCTGAGgtgaaggagaaacagaaggTGAGCTGGACAGTGACGTCTCACTCAGTGTGATGGATCCTAAAGAACCAgtaaaacacagtgagtgttGCTCAcgtgttgtttgtgtcttcagGCTCGTGAGGAGTATGATGATGCGCTGAGCTCCGGTCAGCAGGCCTTCCTGTTGGAGGAGAGCGAGCAGAGTCCAGATATATTCACTCTGAGTGTGGGCAGTCTGCCTTCAGGAGAGAGCGCCTCCATCAGGCTGGAGTACGTCACTGAGCTGGCTGTGCAGGCGGATGACGGGCTGAGGTTTTGTCTGCCTGCTGTGCTCAACCCTCGCTACGAACCTCAGGGTAGGAAACCCAGCCAGCACTTGGACTAAGATGCCTGAAACTAAACCAGAAAGTCAAAAACTCACCTTCATGACACTGGCAGTACTCGTACTGTTAACAATCTGACATCTGCGTTGTACCCATAGCCTATCTCTTCATTTCACGGTTGCTACACTGTCACAGTCTAGAATTTAATTATCAGAATTTTAGacctttaaaatgtcttaaatgcATACAAATATTTCATACCACGTCTTAAATGCATTGAGGTAAGTCTTAATTATGTTGTTCAAGTAACAATACTTACGtattgctttaaaatgttttgatattGAATACTTTCTCATTTCTACATGCGTAGATATTAGCATGCTTTGATAAAACAAGTTCAATGCGGAACTGGTAATTGATGTAAACATCCCGGTCAGAATTAATCTCAGGACACTCGGCTTGACTGTGGGAAAGACCATGAAACCCATTGTGtctgcctgtagtttgtgaGATAATGTGGTGTTtcgagggttattctctactagGATAATTAATTTTATCTTCACATATGGGGAAGTGATTTAAATCTGGGACtttgatattccttcatatctgtcgtacttGACACAGTTGTAACTTGTATTctttatggtcttaaaaagtcttaaattgaactagtaaaacctgcaggaactcGGATTTATAATGATGGAAAAAGTgatttctcctccatgttttatgttgttcttattacactgatgttttttataTCAGTGTACAGCGGCTTCATCCCTCAATTGCTACTGCtcagactgtggctccaaatgtgcatcATGGCATAGTTTGTATGTGGGATATTTTGACTTCCTCTCTGGATAGCGCAAGGTAGTGGAGATGCGTCGTTTTTTAAATACTGTCTGTGGCTATTCCTTAGAAACAGGCTCGTGACTCTTATCATAGCAAAAAGACAGACTTAGAATAATGTAATAGATAATGTAATGAGATCAACTTTCATTTTGAcattcagaaaaaaagacagatcaCCTGCAAGAGTTGCTTTAAAAATTGAGCTTTTTCTTTAACCTGACGCTCCAGATCTTTCGTTACACAGAACCAACTGTGAAGGCTTCATCTGAAAAGGCAGTTACTTGGCAGGGGATTCTCATCATTGCCAGAGAGTGAAAAACGCTTCCTATCATGGAAAGCCTTTGGTGCCCATCGCTCTCTTTGCTCTTCtttccatgaaaaaaaaactttacagtTCTGTTGTAGCTGATGCTCCAGCCGCATTTACACCAACTTCTTTGGGAGCCGCCATTGTTAACAAATGGTTGCTTCTCACAGCTATGGTCACACACGCTCATGACTGCCAGCTGGGCTTTCCTCATAGGATGCTAATTGTTCTGAACATTTTTATATCCAGTCTATGGTCTGTGCACATGCAAATAACTTGGAGCAAGCTGGATTCTTGCTTGGGAGAAATCTCACTGGAGCTGTAAAAAGATGGCGATCACattgtgatgtgatgttttcagattCTGAACACTATAAAAAGTTTCTAAGGTGGCTGGAATGGATGTGATGTGTCCACACTGACTCTGTGTTGAGTCTTTATATGAAAGCTTTGATGTGGTTTTGTCTGAAATAAGATTGGACAATTTTTTTGATATAGGCtgaatgttcatttttattttaccaacaTTTGTTTCATAAACAGGTTGAGTCCTGTATGTCCCAACACTCAAACATGTGGTAGTTCCAGGAAGTCAGTTGCTTAAATCATCTATCGTATTTCCAGAAATTGCTCAAGGCACACATTGATGCTTGTGCAACTGTGTGGATCTCAAAACACATTGGGACACAGTTTATTAGGTTGTCAGTTGCTCACACTAACACATGGTCGTCTTGtgggcacagacacacattttatttaaatgttatttaaacatttaagaaTTAACAGTACAACATTATTAATAGAGACATTAAAATCACGAACTAACTGTTGAGGGAAAAGAATAGGAAAGAAAAGCAAGGTTTTAGAGCACTGAAAGTTTAATGTAATGAAGTCATGACATTAAgttactaaccctaacccataagTAGTATTGTACAAACATTAAAGTAAGACATGGATATATTAACATGAGGACAAGCTTTTGTGTAAGCATGCTGACACATTTTTTGATCCATTGGTCTTTCAAAGTCCTGCAGCAGTAAAATATTTGTGGGTATATAcgtgatattttctttttatttatcctGTGAAGCCCAGAATGTCAAGTGGACCTAAGACTCAACTGCTTGAACCTTTCAGTGTGTAACATCTACAGCATTTCTAATTCGACTTATATACTTATACTTATGTATACAGGTTGTGAAGGTGCTGGTGTGCAGGTGACCTCTGTTCCAGCCTCTCTGGTTCCCTACAGTCTGTCGTTTTCTGTCCGAGTGTCGTCTCCTCGTCCAATCTCCAAAGTAGAGTCCAGCTGCTCTCTGGAGCCTCTCCAGTACGTCAACACAGAGCAGACCCAGGCCACGGTAGGTAGACTGCTCACATGTCCGCTGTGTGTGGTTGTTCCTCAGCACTGAGAGCTACAAATATAACTGAGTGTGCTTTGTGAACTGCAGGTGAAGTTGGCTGCAGGACACAAGTTTGACAGAGATGTTGAGCTGCTGATTTATTACAGTGATGCTCACAAGCCCACTGCTGTGGTGGAGGCAGGACAGGCCTCTGCCAAACCTGGTGAGTGAAAACGAGTCAGGTTGTTACTTTGCACAATAGAAAAGTCGATCATCCTCGTAGTCCAACTGAGTTACACTTTTTGGCATAAATGATGTTTCAGGGAGTCTGATGGGCGATCCAGTCCTGATGCTGAGCCTGTACCCTGAGTTCCCCCAGTCTGTGATGTCTTCACTCACCTCATGTGGAGAGTTTGTGCTCCTACTGGATCGATCTGGGAGTATGGATTGTCCAACGAGTGACACCAAGCAGCAAGAAACTCGAATTGCCAGTGCCAGGGTATTCAGCGAGTTTAAACTCTGTCATTAAACTTTTCATagtgtctcacacacagttACCTTCACCATCTTGTTTCTGCTTCCCTCAGGATACTCTACTGCTCCTGTTGAAGAGCTTACCAATGGGCTGCTACTTCAACATCTACAGTTTCGGCTCCAGCTTTGAACACATCTTCCCGTATGTCACTCCCTCACGTCCACACAACAGATTTCATCCTGTCCTTGTTGTTAAtgcttgtttgtgcatgtgtgtttacatgtgttcatgcatgtgtgcgaTCGCAGAAAGAGTGTGAAGTACAGTGAGCAGAACTTAGAAGACGCTCTGAAGAAAGTTGAATCGATGCAGGCGAATCTGGGAGGAACAGAGATTCTGAAGCccctcacacacatttttagCCAGCCCTGCATTTCTAATCAACCTAGACAAgtaactcactcacacacacacacccacgaaTGAAAAAATTTCAGTAGTATAAATGAAAAggctatttctgtatttctatgtTTGTTCCAGCCTATACTGGCAAACTCAAGACAGATGTTGTAGATCTGATGATCACACTGCTATAACCAATCCTTCTCTACACTGAGTTAACCCCGCCCTAATAATTATCATatggacaaataaatacagaaaacatttaataaatgtagaaatacatcaataaataaatgttgaagtAAATCAATTCACTtcttcagaaagaaagaaattgccTTTTCATCGCAAACagtattatatatacatttgtttatgtgattattttttaaagacaatttTTGTCCTTCATAGTGTTTAACATGCATGTCATCAACATAGCTTAAGACTATACCATACCATCAGCACAGAATTCCCAATGTCTTATTTAAATGGCACGTACAAATCTGAACCAACCGGACTGTGTGTTTGACGCTCATACTTGTGACCATTGTATTTGACTCCACCATAAAAAAACAGTTGTGTTACTACAGAGGCATCTTAACATTGCTCTCACAGAACTACGTAGATGACTCCGCATGTTACTGGGTGTGCTGGTATGTAACTCCTGTGTACACTCTCCTCCCCAGGTTTTTGTCTTCACTGACGGGGAGGTGTCCAACACCAAAGAAGTGATTGATCTGGTGAAGAAGAATTCAGGTTCCCACAGGTGAAACCACAGAGTCCTGCTCACAGTGTGTCCCATGTTGTAATGCAGTCTGTGTTAAACACTTAACTACTGTGTTGTAGATGTTTCTCTTTTGGGATCGGGGAAGGGGCCAGCTCTGCTCTTATCAATGGATTAGCCAAGGAAGGAGGAGGTCACGCTCAGTTCATCACAGGAACCGACAGGATGCAACCCAAAGTAAGAAAGACATTAAACATGGCAAAACTGTTGCGTTACACACTGCTGAAACAACTCAATACAAATCATGGCTTCAGTAAGGTCAGGACATGACGCATTAatcagcacatcaacactggtgtcggtccttatcaccaaaagctctcttgacatctttgcaTGTATtgctctgctttttcatcccaaaatatttgttttctttaatttatgCATCTGTCACACgtcagaaacgtcatcaacagtCCCAATAGCTCGTgatgaatcctgcagaggatcttcTGTTGTCTGCGGACTTTTTCTAGGGCACTGGCAGAACCGTAGAATAtctggaggatctctggagttcagcgcttgtctgaaagcagcttcagtttctgtTCCTACTtttgaaaactgtattttcccCATCAGGTGATGCAGTCGCTGAGATTTGCTCTGCAGCCGGCTGTGGTGGACATCGCAGTCACATGGGATTTGCCAGAAGGAATGTCTTTCACTGTTCTctctccaccaatcacagcaaTTTTCctgggtcagaggtcactgatTTATGTCCAGCTCACTGGACAGGTAGGAGCAGCACCATCTCTTCTTACTGTAATCCCTATTTAACATCTGAGACTGAATTTGTCAAAGTGAACAAATTCCTTAActggatttctttttaaatcagttaCGTGTCGTCACATTACACATGAAATATGTAACTTTGTCCACTAGGGGTCTCTTATTTACAGAACAAAAGACCCTGGGGTGCGTTCAGAAAGTACATATAATCTTCTATCCCaaccactattccttgacccTGATGGAATACATCACAAGTTCAAGGATAGATgtaaaggagaagctgtaaggagttaggaaaggagaaccatGGCGCAGAGAAAATCTATCTCTACTTCcactctgtgtttatatttataacaactttatttataacagaagatacacacaaaatgtacagtacTCTGTGCGAGAGGCTGTGCGCTGAGAGTTCTAAAAGGTTACGTGTCCAAAATAGAAAGACACGCcctgagaaaatatgttttcaccTTTTACAGAGGGAACATTTAATTATTACCTACAGGAAATAACAATACAACAGATttaaacaattataataatacaaggAATATACATGGATAAAATcatgtatatgttttttttttttcacaatcaGGGGGttaaattaattttacatttgtgtttggttgtgatgatgatatttgGAACTTTAAGTTCACTGTTTGTTGTTGACTAGACAGatgtgacagtgaagaaatcAGGAGCTCAGACGATCACATGATGATTCCCATCAGTTCTTGATCATGTCATAAGAATTGTGTGGCtgcattttctcctttcttttcatATAGGATGGTCCGATGTTTCCAATGTCGAAGGAGATAAGTGAGGAAGCATTGACGCATTCTTTACATATCCTTTGaagaattcaaattcaaattatgGCGGCCACAGAAATACTTCTTGGTTTTTAGGAAGGTGCCTGAGCAAACAGACCATTGAATCACGCCcctatttttatgatttttgaGAAGTAGGGGGATTCTCTGGTTTTGaatattgttggaaacattttggataatgcaAGTACAAAAGTCAGCTAAATATTTAATGTAGGTCATTTTTAGACATGAAAAAttaagaattgttacatattctATCTTTTACAAACATGGTTTCTACCACTGTGATGTTTTCTCAGAgctcagaggcagcagagggcTGTGTGACGTTGAAGTACAGCCTCGCAGGTCATCCCACTGAGAACCAGCTCCACTTCACTCTCACACCTGCAGAGGTCACTGGGTAAGAAGTCATAAAAAATGGAGAGCGGGCCGAGAGACGCATGCTTAAATATTTATCTCATTATGTAGAGACGTCCCAAACAGTTGACTGTCAGCATTGGCCTTGCGAGGTCCACACTAGGTGGcattatgagccatgttcaaccaaTGAAATGAAGATTTTTATGAATTTGATAGTAAATGTGATATAAAAATCACCATTCATGTGTTTCATCACAGCACAGTCATatcatttagtttacagctcaaaaacacAATTACGTGTGCAGCATGTCTTTAATAACAAATTGTGAATGAGCTGGTGAAGAAGTTTGTATTATCTGGAAGTGTTGAAAGAAAGTtactgatgctgttgtgaatcAAGTTTGCATTCTTTGAAATGTAAGATAAGGTTTCCTGTGTTCACTCCTGTCTCCCATCTGCAGATTAACAGTCCACAGGTTGGGTGCTCGGACTCTGATTCGGTCcctggagatggaggaggaaaatggCGAGGAACAAGAGAAGGTGGTGGACCTCAGTGTCCAATCAGGAGTGAGCAGTTCATACACTGCCTTCATTGTTGTCAACAAAGGCAATGGCGAGCCGATTAGAGGACCTCTGTTGTGCAGACATATCATAACAGCTGGTGACTGACTTTCAGAATGAATTTGTAACCCACTGATATtactttaattttctttaatcttctttacatatttgtatgtttttttttattttatgtttctaaCTTCCACCTGTGGTTTAATGTGCACTGTTTTCCTCTAAGATCTTTGTCTCAAAAGTAGTTTGCTGTATTTCGATGAGGATGATTCATGGGGCAGCAAAAACATAGGTAATATGtagtaaaagttaaattttgatttaaacacagtttgtatatttaaaattatgacaaaaacacttttgtaACTCAACAGAACAGTTCATTCCTCTGGTAAGAATATTTATGCCTATGCCTATGCCTCTGCATGAAATGACATTGTGTTAATTTGTCAGAAGAGTTTTTTAAACTACTGGAGACTCATTCTATTGTGTTGAAATTGTAAAGATTTTAACTTACCCAACCTTTCTCTCAGCATTTTCAGGAAAGTCTGT
Proteins encoded:
- the LOC118106687 gene encoding von Willebrand factor A domain-containing protein 5A, yielding MSNACGLLTIQTEPVPLKSIEVELEVKDHVATVVSTLNYENKEDKPLEAVFVFPLPGDAAVCHFSAQIGQTQIVAEVKEKQKAREEYDDALSSGQQAFLLEESEQSPDIFTLSVGSLPSGESASIRLEYVTELAVQADDGLRFCLPAVLNPRYEPQGCEGAGVQVTSVPASLVPYSLSFSVRVSSPRPISKVESSCSLEPLQYVNTEQTQATVKLAAGHKFDRDVELLIYYSDAHKPTAVVEAGQASAKPGSLMGDPVLMLSLYPEFPQSVMSSLTSCGEFVLLLDRSGSMDCPTSDTKQQETRIASARDTLLLLLKSLPMGCYFNIYSFGSSFEHIFPKSVKYSEQNLEDALKKVESMQANLGGTEILKPLTHIFSQPCISNQPRQVFVFTDGEVSNTKEVIDLVKKNSGSHRCFSFGIGEGASSALINGLAKEGGGHAQFITGTDRMQPKVMQSLRFALQPAVVDIAVTWDLPEGMSFTVLSPPITAIFLGQRSLIYVQLTGQSSEAAEGCVTLKYSLAGHPTENQLHFTLTPAEVTGLTVHRLGARTLIRSLEMEEENGEEQEKVVDLSVQSGVSSSYTAFIVVNKGNGEPIRGPLLCRHIITADLCLKSSLLYFDEDDSWGSKNIAFSGKSVKKKVKSVFSRIGRYFKSGQGVSPQSDRKQTSETLSCSDAGIEPRQPPRDPLLQLVSLQKASGCWLLDPALAAAVGKTSEEVENTKPPSVDQEVWATILALIWLHGFKMDAKQEWELLAMKAVSWLRVQSAPCEAECVEAGNTLLGCELQKDVLGL